One part of the Dermacentor silvarum isolate Dsil-2018 chromosome 6, BIME_Dsil_1.4, whole genome shotgun sequence genome encodes these proteins:
- the LOC119455061 gene encoding uncharacterized protein LOC119455061 — protein MHVLALSFLVVLLPRLALVSGSSVQFNLSSETDIIEASRSISMSAFPLALALAGPAVAVALGTLKPVLLALGLLYLALFGLAHVPVVGELLQASLRAFSSVVLESMSPDLGRELLRVVGLDTEACRTRAVCEITEDAVRKYPTVAAMLRSLTGAVQAHGNNESLLKGLLGGLSGLGCESLYSTCSQSPLGRFLKNTS, from the exons ATGCACGTCCTTGCGCTGTCCTTCCTCGTCGTCCTGCTGCCCCGTCTGGCGCTTGTCAGCG GTAGCAGCGTACAGTTCAACCTCTCTTCTGAGACGGACATCATCGAGGCCAGCCGCTCCATTTCCATGTCGGCCTTTCCCCTGGCGCTAGCACTCGCCGGTCCAGCCGTCGCCGTGGCCCTGGGCACGCTCAAGCCCGTCCTGCTGGCGCTGGGACTCCTCTACTTGGCGCTGTTTGGCCTCGCGCACGTTCCCGTGGTCGGCGAGCTCCTTCAGGCCAGCTTGCGCGCCTTTAGCTCTGTAGTCCTGGAAAGCATGTCTCCTGACCTGGGACGTGAGCTGCTTCGCGTGGTGGGTCTGGACACCGAAGCCTGCCGCACCCGGGCAGTGTGCGAGATCACCGAGGACGCCGTTCGAAAATACCCGACGGTCGCGGCCATGTTGCGATCCCTCACCGGAGCCGTCCAAGCCCACGGGAACAACGAGAGTCTGCTCAAGGGGCTACTGGGCGGACTGTCCGGCCTCGGCTGCGAGTCGCTCTACTCGACGTGTTCTCAATCGCCATTGGGCAGGTTTCTCAAGAACACGTCGTAA
- the LOC125946259 gene encoding uncharacterized protein LOC125946259 gives MAYCCVPLCKSDEKKKTAGLSFHEIPAVADARVRWLAAIRRDKWSPNTTSCYTKVCSRHFKEEDFIEGKRRRLKKGAVPSVFEEYPSHLLPKSTPARNTASIDKRVSATMARNDSASGSAMQQLLPAAAPTSSEEDMSDCCSMDTSTAPNSCDQSVQVNIRSTSSVLVTERAKWIRKEKGLRSQLLRLQQTVDKYKMELKRLHEDALVADVSYIKERAEEKEPAAQFLIDQIQNFRKKRPSWCEETTRRCVVLRHLSARAYEHIRGEMLLKLPCRKTLSNYFGTTSGETGFSKLAEDRLRVEAESLSVPQSRVCSLIVDEMKIKEKLQYNKEQDCFVGHADISLEQQGGDLTLANSLLCFLITGLSTSYRIPVAYYFTKGLTGPQLHKLLIFVLEKVEACGFRVVRLVSDNHKVNVNAMKLLGDGILTYRITHPCDCDRLLFLSFDPCHVLKNVRSQFLAHDFGPKGEVSSCYIKKLYELQKDLVVKPVRYLSRKHVYPNNIEKMNVARAIQVLSPDVTAALEHLRSQAGHTSSFSFADAGQTIIFMQNMYRWFVLHDTSNTTQHIHKKWPDTRQFDDAEDARLEWLEVTLPMYLDKLKKSCGDKKEFFTKETYEALLLTTYSTVACIKYLLTEEKFLFVLTRKFNSDPIESLFGTLRMSAGCNDMLNVRSVLSGLEKVLKTGIAASSVTSNVAHSERAQMSTGTLHTEASPSPAQQLPQLQRAACVLQRLNTTVLPQQLPSLEISATAYVGGYIARVINEHMRCESCTSVCTKPASNQPILQFTRSQDRGGLLYPSDQLLFAVDVLRTFADRALKDNPTLLKPLSTLVKYAVPALCASNLLKCKESDAIHRVKLMELISVRFLRPLLVNYAFNVSDKHDAFKYFAKKPLSRKYVKL, from the coding sequence ATGGCCTACTGTTGTGTGCCATTGTGTAAATCGgacgagaaaaaaaagacagcagggCTTTCCTTTCATGAAATACCCGCTGTCGCGGACGCACGAGTACGATGGCTTGCCGCAATACGACGAGACAAGTGGTCGCCGAATACTACCTCATGCTACACCAAAGTGTGCAGCCGACATTTCAAAGAAGAGGACTTCATAGAAGGCAAGCGGCGACGTCTAAAGAAAGGGGCTGTGCCGTCTGTTTTTGAAGAATACCCGTCCCATCTCCTGCCGAAATCAACGCCGGCGCGAAATACAGCAAGCATCGACAAAAGAGTGAGTGCTACAATGGCGCGAAATGACTCCGCGAGCGGTTCAGCGATGCAACAGTTGCTGCCAGCAGCAGCGCCTACTTCATCAGAAGAGGATATGTCTGATTGCTGCTCCATGGACACATCAACGGCACCCAACTCGTGCGATCAAAGCGTCCAGGTAAACATCAGGTCAACTTCGAGCGTGCTTGTTACTGAGAGAGCCAAATggataaggaaagaaaagggcttGAGGAGTCAGCTGCTTAGACTGCAACAGACCGTCGACAAATACAAAATGGAATTGAAAAGGCTACACGAGGATGCCCTAGTGGCGGATGTTTCTTACATCAAGGAAAGGGCGGAAGAAAAGGAACCTGCAGCTCAATTCTTGATTGATCAAATCCAGAACTTCAGGAAGAAGAGGCCAAGCTGGTGTGAGGAGACAACCCGACGTTGTGTAGTTTTAAGGCATCTGTCGGCAAGGGCATATGAACACATTCGCGGTGAAATGCTTCTGAAGCTTCCTTGCAGGAAGACTTTGAGCAACTACTTCGGAACCACTAGTGGAGAAACAGGCTTCAGCAAACTCGCCGAAGATCGCCTTAGAGTAGAAGCTGAGAGCTTGAGTGTACCACAGTCAAGAGTGTGCTCACTCATAGTGGATGAAATGAAAATCAAGGAAAAGTTGCAGTACAACAAAGAGCAGGACTGCTTTGTGGGGCACGCAGACATCTCTTTGGAACAACAGGGTGGTGACCTCACGTTAGCGAACTCTCTTCTCTGCTTCTTAATCACTGGACTCTCGACATCGTATCGCATTCCAGTGGCCTACTATTTCACCAAGGGGTTAACAGGCCCACAGCTTCACAAGTTGTTGATTTTTGTGCTGGAGAAAGTAGAGGCCTGTGGTTTCAGGGTAGTTCGTTTAGTTAGTGACAACCACAAAGTTAATGTCAATGCCATGAAACTTCTTGGAGATGGTATTCTTACGTACAGGATAACACATCCCTGTGACTGCGACAGACTcctctttttaagttttgatccGTGCCATGTTTTAAAAAATGTTCGCTCGCAGTTTTTGGCACATGACTTTGGCCCGAAAGGAGAGGTCTCGTCCTGCTACATCAAGAAGCTGTACGAACTACAGAAGGACCTGGTTGTAAAGCCTGTCCGCTACCTTAGCCGCAAACATGTTTACCCGAATAATATAGAAAAAATGAATGTCGCAAGGGCAATTCAGGTGCTGTCGCCTGATGTTACTGCGGCCCTGGAGCATCTCAGGAGCCAAGCTGGGCACACATCAAGTTTCTCATTCGCAGATGCAGGCCAGACCATCATTTTCATGCAGAACATGTATCGCTGGTTTGTGCTGCATGACACGAGTAATACGACCCAGCACATCCACAAAAAATGGCCCGACACTCGGCAATTCGACGATGCCGAAGATGCCAGACTGGAGTGGCTTGAGGTAACACTGCCCATGTACTTGGACAAACTGAAAAAAAGCTGTGGAGATAAAAAGGAATTTTTCACGAAAGAAACGTACGAAGCATTGCTTCTGACCACGTATTCCACAGTTGCCTGCATCAAGTACTTGCTCACAGAGGAGAAGTTCCTGTTTGTTCTCACTCGCAAGTTTAATAGTGACCCGATCGAGTCGCTGTTTGGCACATTGCGAATGTCCGCCGGCTGCAATGACATGCTGAATGTTCGCTCTGTTTTGTCGGGCCTGGAGAAGGTTCTGAAAACTGGAATTGCAGCATCCAGTGTGACATCAAATGTTGCTCACAGTGAACGTGCCCAAATGTCGACAGGTACCCTGCACACTGAAGCTTCTCCTTCGCCAGCACAGCAGCTTCCTCAGCTACAGAGAGCTGCTTGTGTTTTGCAACGGCTCAACACGACAGTCTTGCCGCAGCAGTTGCCTTCACTAGAAATTTCGGCAACTGCTTACGTTGGGGGCTATATTGCCCGTGTAATAAACGAGCACATGCGTTGTGAAAGTTGCACTTCAGTCTGCACGAAGCCTGCAAGCAATCAACCCATCTTGCAGTTCACTCGCAGCCAGGACCGAGGTGGGCTGCTTTACCCGTCAGACCAGTTGCTGTTTGCCGTTGACGTGCTAAGGACATTTGCTGATCGTGCCCTGAAGGACAACCCTACTCTGCTAAAGCCATTGTCAACACTGGTGAAGTATGCTGTGCCAGCCCTGTGTGCTTCAAACCTGCTCAAGTGCAAAGAGAGTGATGCCATTCACAGAGTTAAGCTCATGGAGCTGATATCTGTTCGGTTTTTGCGGCCACTGCTGGTGAACTATGCATTCAACGTCAGTGACAAGCATGATGCATTCAAATACTTTGCAAAGAAGCCCCTGTCcaggaaatatgtgaagctgtaA